A single region of the Leptothrix cholodnii SP-6 genome encodes:
- a CDS encoding FKBP-type peptidyl-prolyl cis-trans isomerase: MTMITTESGLQYEDTVAGSGATATAGKQVSVHYTGWLYDPAQANGRGRKFDSSKDRGQPFRFNLGAGMVIGGWDEGVQGMQVGGTRVLLIPPQLGYGARGAGGVIPPNATLVFEVDFLG; the protein is encoded by the coding sequence ATGACCATGATCACCACCGAAAGTGGCCTGCAATATGAAGACACCGTGGCTGGCAGCGGCGCCACGGCGACTGCCGGCAAGCAGGTCAGCGTGCACTACACCGGCTGGCTGTACGACCCGGCCCAGGCCAACGGCCGCGGCCGCAAGTTCGACTCCAGCAAGGACCGCGGCCAGCCGTTCCGCTTCAACCTCGGCGCCGGCATGGTGATCGGTGGCTGGGACGAAGGCGTGCAAGGCATGCAGGTCGGCGGCACGCGCGTGCTGCTGATCCCGCCCCAGCTCGGCTACGGCGCACGCGGCGCCGGCGGCGTGATCCCGCCGAACGCGACGCTGGTGTTCGAGGTCGACTTCCTCGGCTGA
- the serS gene encoding serine--tRNA ligase yields MIDITLLRKDLDAVLARLSARKNPQPFLDAERFRALEAERRTLQSSTEDLQARRNQLSKQIGHLKAKGGDVAPVMDEVGGIGDTLKAGAERLEQIQGELGLMLMHVPNLPQADVPVGADETANLEVRRWGSPREFDFTVRDHVDLGAPLGLDFETSAKLSGARFSFLKGPAARLHRALAQFMLDVQTQEHGYTECYTPYIVNREVLEGTGQLPKFKEDMFWVSRGGDETQPEQYLISTSEISLTNSVREQVLAADQLPIKLTAHSPCFRSEAGSAGRDTRGLIRQHQFDKVEMVQITTPEQSDAALESMVGHAEAVLQKLGLPYRVLLLSTGDMGFGSAKTYDLEVWVPAQATYREISSCSNCEAFQARRMQTRFKNAQGKNEFVHTLNGSGLAVGRTLVAVLENYQNADGSITVPEILRPYLGGLLELRA; encoded by the coding sequence ATGATCGACATCACCCTGCTGCGCAAAGACCTCGACGCCGTGCTGGCGCGCCTGTCCGCCCGCAAGAACCCGCAGCCGTTTCTCGACGCCGAGCGTTTCCGCGCGCTCGAAGCCGAGCGCCGGACGTTGCAGAGCAGCACCGAGGACCTGCAGGCGCGGCGCAACCAGCTGTCCAAGCAGATCGGCCACCTGAAGGCCAAGGGCGGCGACGTGGCGCCGGTGATGGACGAGGTCGGTGGCATCGGCGACACGCTCAAGGCCGGCGCCGAGCGGCTCGAGCAGATCCAGGGCGAACTCGGCCTGATGCTGATGCACGTGCCCAACCTGCCGCAGGCCGACGTGCCGGTGGGCGCGGATGAAACCGCCAACCTCGAGGTGCGGCGCTGGGGCAGCCCGCGCGAATTCGATTTCACGGTGCGCGATCACGTCGACCTCGGCGCACCGCTGGGCCTCGATTTCGAGACCAGCGCCAAGCTCTCGGGCGCGCGCTTCAGCTTCCTGAAGGGCCCGGCGGCGCGGCTGCACCGCGCGCTCGCCCAGTTCATGCTCGACGTGCAGACGCAGGAACACGGCTACACCGAGTGCTACACGCCCTACATCGTCAACCGCGAAGTGCTCGAAGGCACCGGCCAGCTGCCCAAGTTCAAGGAAGACATGTTCTGGGTCTCGCGCGGCGGCGACGAAACCCAGCCCGAGCAGTACCTGATCTCGACCTCCGAGATCTCGCTCACCAACAGCGTGCGCGAGCAGGTGCTGGCGGCCGACCAGCTGCCGATCAAGCTGACCGCGCACAGCCCATGTTTCCGCTCCGAAGCCGGCTCGGCCGGGCGCGACACCCGCGGCCTGATCCGCCAGCACCAGTTCGACAAGGTCGAGATGGTGCAGATCACCACGCCCGAGCAGAGCGACGCCGCGCTCGAATCGATGGTCGGCCACGCCGAAGCGGTGCTGCAGAAGCTCGGCCTGCCGTACCGCGTGCTGCTGCTGTCGACCGGCGACATGGGTTTCGGCTCGGCCAAGACCTATGACCTGGAAGTGTGGGTGCCGGCGCAAGCCACCTACCGCGAGATCAGCTCCTGCAGCAACTGCGAGGCCTTCCAGGCCCGGCGCATGCAGACGCGCTTCAAGAACGCGCAGGGCAAGAACGAGTTCGTGCACACGCTCAACGGCTCCGGCCTGGCGGTGGGCCGCACGCTGGTGGCGGTGCTCGAGAACTACCAGAACGCCGACGGCAGCATCACGGTGCCGGAAATTTTGCGTCCTTATCTCGGCGGACTGCTTGAATTGCGCGCCTGA